The following proteins are encoded in a genomic region of Bosea beijingensis:
- a CDS encoding tyrosine-type recombinase/integrase: MTDAVTVSPLRQRMIEDMTIRRFGEHTQRDYVRQVREFTVFLGLSPDRAEPEDLRRYQLHLASLGASYARMNQACTALRFFFHVTLGRTGFGDRMARIPTPERLPVVLGTEEVALLLAHARSLKDRAALSIAYGCGLRVSEIAHLKVADIDSAXDRAALSIAYGCGLRVSEIAHLKVADIDSARMLIRVEQGKGRKDRYVMLAPDLLDLLRQWWRVKRPRGWLFPGQQPGQPITTRQLNRACHAAAVAAKLDKRVSMHTLRHSFATHLLERKTDIRVIQVLLGHRKLDTTAVYTRVALKTLREVTSPLALLAPPPPP; the protein is encoded by the coding sequence ATGACCGATGCCGTCACCGTCAGTCCGCTGCGCCAGCGGATGATCGAGGACATGACCATCCGCCGGTTTGGCGAGCACACGCAGCGCGATTATGTGCGGCAGGTCCGGGAGTTCACGGTCTTCCTCGGCCTGTCGCCGGATCGGGCCGAGCCCGAGGATCTGCGACGCTACCAGCTTCACCTGGCTTCGCTTGGTGCGAGCTACGCCCGGATGAACCAAGCCTGCACGGCGTTACGGTTCTTCTTCCACGTCACTCTGGGTCGGACCGGGTTCGGCGACCGCATGGCGCGGATCCCGACGCCGGAGCGCCTGCCGGTGGTGCTGGGCACCGAAGAGGTCGCGCTGTTGCTGGCGCATGCGCGGAGCCTGAAGGACCGGGCGGCGCTTAGCATCGCCTATGGCTGCGGACTGCGGGTCTCGGAGATCGCCCACCTCAAGGTCGCCGACATCGACAGCGCCNAGGACCGGGCGGCGCTTAGCATCGCCTATGGCTGCGGACTGCGGGTCTCGGAGATCGCCCACCTCAAGGTCGCCGACATCGACAGCGCCCGCATGCTGATCCGGGTCGAGCAGGGCAAGGGCCGCAAGGACCGCTATGTCATGCTCGCGCCCGACCTGCTCGATCTGCTGCGACAATGGTGGCGGGTGAAGCGGCCGCGCGGCTGGCTCTTTCCCGGCCAGCAGCCGGGCCAGCCGATCACGACGCGTCAGCTCAACCGAGCCTGCCATGCCGCAGCCGTTGCGGCGAAGCTCGACAAGCGGGTGTCGATGCACACGCTGCGGCACAGCTTCGCCACGCATCTGCTGGAACGGAAGACCGATATCCGGGTGATCCAGGTCCTGCTCGGCCACAGGAAGCTCGACACCACTGCCGTCTATACCCGCGTCGCGCTGAAGACCCTGCGCGAGGTGACCAGCCCGCTCGCGCTGCTGGCGCCGCCGCCACCGCCGTAA
- a CDS encoding alpha/beta family hydrolase, giving the protein MFLFDGPERADVTILLAHGAGAPMESASMTAAANALTGEGFRVARFEFDYMAARRTGAGRKPPPRADKLRPEYLAAIDALGSSGSLVIGGKSMGGRVASMVADPLFESGRIRGLLCLGYPFHPPGKPGQLRTAHLADLKTSTLIVQGTRDEFGSREEVESYNLSPRIDILWLKDGDHDLKPRKRVSGFSAADHLATMAKTTIAWTGRLHQPGDLTT; this is encoded by the coding sequence ATGTTTCTTTTCGACGGCCCCGAGCGGGCCGATGTGACGATCCTCCTGGCACACGGGGCCGGCGCTCCGATGGAGTCTGCCTCAATGACGGCTGCTGCAAATGCCCTGACTGGGGAGGGCTTTCGTGTTGCCCGCTTCGAGTTCGACTACATGGCGGCGCGGCGCACCGGGGCAGGGCGCAAGCCACCGCCACGCGCAGACAAGCTGCGGCCAGAGTATCTCGCGGCCATCGACGCGCTCGGCAGCAGCGGGAGTCTGGTCATTGGCGGCAAATCGATGGGCGGGCGCGTCGCGAGCATGGTCGCCGATCCACTGTTCGAGAGTGGCCGGATCCGTGGCCTTCTTTGCCTTGGCTACCCATTCCATCCGCCAGGCAAGCCCGGGCAGCTGCGGACCGCCCACCTTGCCGACCTCAAGACGTCCACCCTCATTGTGCAGGGGACGCGGGATGAATTCGGCAGCCGAGAGGAGGTCGAGAGCTACAACCTGTCGCCTCGCATCGACATCCTCTGGTTGAAGGACGGCGATCACGACCTGAAACCCCGCAAGCGGGTGTCCGGCTTTTCAGCGGCGGATCATCTCGCGACGATGGCCAAGACAACTATCGCCTGGACCGGGCGACTCCATCAGCCCGGCGACCTCACGACATGA
- a CDS encoding 3'-5' exonuclease, translating into MKIASTQIDLFDDAPGYRQTPRPSPKKRKCASSPPSTGDADEATAQRLEQTGRFKVLRRLVPRPIVPRAHSPFPNLAVLVDTETTGLQHARDEIIEIGAVAFTYDSDGAIGDVVGVYSGLRQPSEPIPAEITRLTGITDEIVAGHDIDLDALHALIEPADLIIAHNAAFDRPFCERLSPAFVSKAWACSVTEIRWSDVGFEGNKLGYLVGQSGLFHDGHRATDDCNALLEVLARPAGPGGARPFAELLRSSASSRIRIYAEHAPFDMKDHLKGRGYRWSDGSDGRPRAWWIEIDEELYEEELRYLRTEIYQWADAEPLTVRLTALDRFRG; encoded by the coding sequence ATGAAGATCGCGTCCACCCAAATCGACTTGTTCGATGATGCGCCCGGATACCGGCAAACGCCAAGGCCATCGCCGAAGAAGCGCAAGTGTGCTAGCTCGCCACCTTCGACCGGCGATGCCGATGAAGCAACAGCCCAGAGGCTGGAGCAGACCGGTCGTTTCAAGGTGCTGCGCAGGCTTGTTCCTCGTCCTATCGTCCCGAGAGCCCATAGCCCATTCCCAAACCTCGCCGTGTTGGTGGACACCGAAACGACGGGTCTGCAGCACGCTCGCGACGAGATCATCGAAATCGGCGCAGTCGCTTTCACCTATGACAGCGACGGAGCCATTGGCGATGTCGTCGGCGTCTATAGCGGCTTGCGGCAACCTTCAGAGCCAATTCCCGCCGAAATCACCCGGCTGACGGGTATTACCGACGAGATTGTCGCGGGTCATGACATCGATCTCGACGCGCTCCATGCGCTGATCGAACCTGCGGACCTCATCATCGCTCACAACGCCGCATTCGATCGGCCGTTCTGCGAGCGGCTTTCGCCGGCATTCGTGTCGAAGGCCTGGGCATGCTCCGTGACAGAGATTCGGTGGTCCGATGTGGGCTTTGAAGGCAACAAACTGGGATACCTTGTTGGTCAGTCCGGGCTCTTCCATGACGGGCACCGCGCGACGGATGATTGTAATGCCCTGCTGGAGGTGCTGGCACGGCCTGCGGGGCCTGGCGGAGCTCGACCGTTTGCCGAGCTTTTGCGATCTAGTGCAAGCAGCAGAATCCGCATCTACGCCGAACATGCGCCGTTCGATATGAAGGATCACCTCAAGGGGCGAGGTTACCGCTGGTCCGATGGGAGCGACGGCAGGCCCCGGGCGTGGTGGATCGAGATCGACGAAGAGCTCTACGAAGAGGAACTCAGATATCTCCGGACCGAAATCTATCAGTGGGCGGACGCCGAGCCGCTCACCGTCCGGCTAACGGCGCTTGATCGGTTCCGCGGGTGA
- a CDS encoding IS91 family transposase, giving the protein MARPSLEVADILNRHGDAFLARHRLSRGQLKVIGAIRACRTAALGGHVMACGDCDHATIAYNSCRNRHCPRCQSAAAKDWLADRQADLLPVPYYHLVFTLPAPLAAIAFQNKAEVYGLLFKAAAASLATIAIDPRHLGARIGFTSVLHTWGSAMTHHPHLHIITPGGGLSPDGARWIACRPGFFLPVRVLSRLFRRLFLEGLAALHAAGRLAFHGDLAHLAEAHAFTAMLAPLRRADWVVYAKRPFGGPEAVLAYLARYTHRVAIANSRLVALDRHGVTFRWKDYRARSAGKAWRKTMTLAAHEFIRRFLLHILPDGFHRIRHYGLLASSRRAGTIARIRQIIAAPTPAATTADREAEFSAEQSDLVDERRSPCPCCGGRMIIVERFAPGTAPRTIVAVRIDTS; this is encoded by the coding sequence ATGGCGCGGCCTTCGCTGGAGGTCGCGGATATCCTGAACCGGCATGGCGACGCCTTCCTCGCGCGCCACCGGCTCAGCCGCGGCCAGCTCAAGGTCATCGGTGCGATCCGGGCCTGCCGCACGGCTGCGCTCGGCGGCCATGTCATGGCCTGCGGCGACTGCGATCACGCGACGATCGCCTACAACTCCTGCCGCAACCGCCACTGCCCACGCTGCCAGAGCGCGGCGGCGAAGGACTGGCTGGCGGACCGGCAAGCCGATCTCCTGCCCGTGCCTTACTACCATCTCGTTTTCACCTTGCCGGCGCCCCTCGCGGCCATCGCCTTCCAGAACAAGGCCGAGGTCTATGGTCTGTTGTTCAAGGCAGCGGCCGCGTCGCTCGCCACCATCGCGATCGATCCCCGCCATCTCGGCGCCCGCATCGGCTTCACCAGCGTCCTTCACACCTGGGGATCGGCGATGACGCACCATCCCCATCTCCATATCATCACGCCCGGCGGCGGCCTCTCGCCGGACGGCGCGCGCTGGATCGCGTGCCGGCCCGGCTTCTTCCTGCCGGTGCGCGTGCTCTCCCGGCTGTTCCGCAGGCTCTTCCTCGAAGGGCTCGCGGCCCTGCACGCGGCCGGCCGGCTCGCCTTCCATGGCGATCTCGCTCATCTGGCCGAAGCCCATGCCTTCACCGCCATGCTGGCGCCGCTGCGACGAGCCGACTGGGTTGTCTATGCCAAGCGCCCCTTCGGTGGCCCCGAGGCCGTGCTGGCCTATCTCGCCCGCTACACCCACCGCGTCGCCATCGCCAACAGCCGCCTCGTCGCCTTGGATCGGCACGGGGTCACGTTCCGCTGGAAGGATTATCGCGCCCGCTCCGCCGGCAAGGCCTGGCGCAAGACCATGACGCTGGCGGCCCACGAGTTCATCCGCCGCTTTCTGCTCCACATCCTGCCCGACGGCTTCCACCGTATCCGCCACTACGGCCTGCTCGCCTCCAGCCGGCGCGCCGGCACCATCGCCCGCATCAGGCAGATCATCGCGGCGCCGACGCCGGCCGCAACGACGGCAGATCGTGAAGCTGAGTTCTCGGCCGAACAATCCGATCTGGTCGACGAGCGGAGGTCACCTTGCCCATGCTGCGGTGGTCGCATGATCATCGTCGAGCGCTTCGCTCCGGGCACAGCGCCGCGCACCATCGTCGCCGTCAGGATCGACACATCATGA
- a CDS encoding NAD-dependent dehydratase — MKLMLLGATGLVGQNALQLALADSRIDQVVAPTRRPLSEHPKLLAPIIDFENLDDEADWWSVDAVICALGTTIKTAGSQAGFYRVDHDYPLACAQLALRHHAKAFVLNSAIGADVTSRFFYNRVKGEVERDIAGLNFASLTIVRPGLIGGERQEFRRGERLALVALRLLSPMLPRGWRINPADKIAAAMLDAAVAAKPGRHVISSAELV, encoded by the coding sequence ATGAAATTGATGCTCCTGGGAGCGACGGGGCTCGTCGGTCAGAATGCCCTGCAGTTGGCCTTGGCCGATAGCCGCATCGATCAGGTGGTCGCTCCAACCCGTCGGCCGCTCTCGGAGCATCCCAAACTCCTGGCACCAATCATCGATTTCGAGAACCTGGACGATGAGGCGGACTGGTGGTCGGTTGACGCGGTCATCTGTGCGCTCGGCACGACCATAAAGACAGCCGGCTCCCAGGCGGGATTCTACCGGGTTGATCACGACTATCCGCTCGCCTGCGCACAGCTGGCGCTTCGGCATCACGCCAAAGCCTTTGTCCTGAATTCAGCGATAGGGGCGGATGTGACGTCCCGCTTCTTCTACAATCGCGTAAAGGGCGAGGTGGAGCGCGACATTGCAGGCCTCAACTTCGCCTCCCTGACGATTGTGCGCCCTGGCCTTATCGGCGGAGAGCGCCAGGAGTTTCGTCGCGGAGAGCGGTTGGCATTAGTCGCCCTGCGCCTTCTTAGCCCCATGCTGCCGCGGGGGTGGCGCATCAACCCAGCCGACAAAATCGCTGCCGCAATGCTCGATGCTGCTGTGGCTGCGAAGCCTGGTCGCCACGTTATCTCGTCAGCCGAGCTGGTTTGA